From Geomonas agri, one genomic window encodes:
- a CDS encoding DUF6011 domain-containing protein produces the protein MGEERNRRAAAGPRCRVCHRRLTSSATIAAGIGKQCSRKERGITSRSPRLKIGSAMVESHPDQLEFSFAEVYIKSD, from the coding sequence ATGGGTGAGGAGAGAAATAGACGCGCGGCTGCCGGCCCGCGCTGTAGGGTGTGCCACAGAAGGCTTACCTCCAGTGCCACAATCGCGGCTGGGATTGGCAAGCAATGCTCGAGGAAAGAAAGGGGTATCACAAGCAGGTCCCCCAGGCTGAAGATCGGCAGCGCGATGGTAGAAAGCCACCCTGATCAGCTAGAATTCTCGTTTGCTGAAGTCTATATCAAATCGGATTGA
- a CDS encoding nitric-oxide reductase large subunit: MNVRDKNLVLSPRWLVTAVVTFLFGFSVMGYLAYRNAYEGPPVPREVRVTDGTVLYTGDDVMAGQQIFQKLGLMQYGTIFGHGAYLGPDFTAQYLHLSGEKQVGYYAGQGLSAADAAAKVRTEFRGNSYVPESGQLTFSPARARAHSELIDYYRGWFGPLQTQQGLKRPYLSDPEEIRKLTAYFSWAAWTSTAQRPGTEHSYTNNWPPDDLAGNRPTSGALLWSVLSLIALLCGTGATLFVFGRYEFLGWHTADEYSSKMGAPEKVQLTPSQRTVAWYFLVVSGLFLLQGLLGGVNAHYHVEPAGFYGFSLGDILPYNLSRMWHVQLALFFVASSFLAMGIFLTPMIAGKEPPHQEKLALVLLGALVVVVLGSLAGEAMSLKGILSTGGPWFYVGSQGWEYLDLGRLWQILLTVGMLIWLVILVRGMRERLHGEHPGNMPWLFVYSAISIPLFYAAGMLYGKTTHFNQVEFWRFWVVHLWVEDFLELFTTIMVAYVFMLMGVVRVRVATTIIYLDIILYSIGGVLGTMHHLYFSGQPEVHMAFGAFFSAMEVIPLLLLTYEAWKFMGLGAPAGTSMLSTTADMFPHKWAVMFLIAVGFWNFLGAGVFGFLINLPIVSYYEIGTQWTANHGHGAMMGVYGMLSLGFFMFVARYFVPLDRASNRAMAIAFWCTNLGLACMLFLNLFPVGLLQLRQILTTSYWQGRQPDFFTDPMVRVFEWLRLPGDTLFIIGILPVVYLAVRMFLNRNRPRVM, translated from the coding sequence ATGAACGTGCGCGATAAAAACTTGGTTCTCTCACCCCGGTGGCTAGTGACTGCAGTGGTCACTTTCCTCTTCGGATTTTCCGTGATGGGCTACCTCGCCTACCGCAACGCCTACGAGGGGCCGCCGGTCCCGCGGGAGGTGCGGGTGACGGACGGCACGGTGCTCTACACCGGCGACGATGTCATGGCCGGACAGCAGATCTTCCAGAAGCTGGGGCTCATGCAGTACGGGACCATTTTCGGCCACGGCGCATACCTGGGCCCGGACTTTACCGCCCAATACCTGCACTTAAGCGGCGAGAAGCAGGTGGGGTACTATGCGGGGCAAGGACTTTCCGCAGCGGATGCGGCAGCCAAGGTGCGCACCGAGTTCAGGGGTAACAGCTACGTCCCGGAAAGCGGCCAGCTTACCTTTTCTCCTGCCAGGGCACGCGCGCACTCGGAACTCATCGACTACTACCGCGGCTGGTTTGGACCGCTGCAGACCCAGCAGGGTTTGAAGCGTCCTTACCTGAGCGACCCGGAGGAAATCAGGAAGCTCACGGCCTATTTCTCTTGGGCCGCCTGGACCAGCACCGCACAGCGCCCCGGCACCGAACACTCCTATACCAACAACTGGCCCCCGGATGATCTTGCCGGCAACCGACCTACATCGGGGGCACTGCTTTGGAGCGTGCTGAGCCTGATCGCCCTGCTCTGCGGCACCGGTGCCACCCTCTTCGTATTCGGGCGCTACGAGTTCCTGGGGTGGCATACGGCAGACGAATATTCGTCGAAGATGGGCGCGCCGGAAAAGGTGCAGCTCACCCCGTCGCAACGCACGGTGGCCTGGTACTTCCTGGTGGTTTCCGGGCTATTCCTCCTGCAGGGGCTTCTGGGCGGTGTGAACGCCCACTATCACGTCGAGCCGGCAGGTTTTTACGGCTTCTCGCTGGGTGACATCCTGCCGTATAACCTCTCCCGCATGTGGCACGTGCAGCTCGCCCTCTTCTTCGTGGCCTCGAGCTTTCTCGCCATGGGGATCTTCCTGACCCCCATGATCGCGGGAAAGGAGCCGCCGCATCAGGAGAAACTGGCACTCGTCCTTTTGGGTGCGCTCGTGGTGGTGGTACTGGGGAGCCTCGCCGGGGAGGCGATGAGCCTGAAGGGGATCCTTTCCACTGGCGGCCCATGGTTCTACGTGGGGTCACAGGGGTGGGAGTACCTTGATCTCGGGCGGTTGTGGCAGATACTGCTGACGGTTGGGATGCTGATCTGGCTGGTGATCCTGGTGCGCGGCATGAGGGAACGGCTGCATGGGGAGCATCCGGGAAACATGCCGTGGCTTTTCGTCTACAGCGCCATCTCCATCCCGCTTTTCTACGCAGCCGGCATGCTGTACGGCAAGACGACCCATTTCAACCAGGTGGAGTTCTGGCGCTTCTGGGTGGTGCACCTGTGGGTGGAGGACTTTCTGGAGCTCTTTACCACCATCATGGTTGCCTACGTCTTCATGCTGATGGGGGTGGTGCGCGTGAGGGTCGCCACCACCATCATCTATCTGGACATCATCCTCTACTCCATCGGCGGGGTGCTCGGCACCATGCATCATCTCTACTTCAGCGGCCAGCCCGAAGTACACATGGCGTTCGGTGCGTTCTTCTCCGCCATGGAGGTCATCCCCCTGCTGCTTTTGACCTACGAGGCGTGGAAGTTCATGGGCCTTGGTGCTCCGGCCGGTACTTCCATGCTCAGCACCACGGCGGACATGTTCCCGCACAAGTGGGCGGTGATGTTCCTGATCGCGGTCGGGTTCTGGAACTTCCTGGGCGCGGGGGTGTTCGGCTTCCTGATCAACCTTCCCATCGTGAGCTACTACGAGATCGGCACCCAGTGGACCGCCAATCATGGCCATGGCGCCATGATGGGGGTGTACGGCATGCTCTCCCTGGGCTTTTTCATGTTCGTGGCGCGTTACTTCGTTCCACTTGACCGGGCAAGCAATCGCGCCATGGCCATCGCCTTCTGGTGCACTAACCTGGGGCTCGCCTGCATGCTCTTTCTGAACCTCTTCCCGGTGGGGCTGCTCCAGTTGAGACAGATCCTCACCACTTCCTACTGGCAGGGGAGGCAGCCGGACTTCTTCACCGATCCCATGGTGCGCGTATTTGAGTGGCTGCGCCTGCCGGGTGACACCCTCTTCATCATAGGGATCTTGCCGGTGGTCTATCTTGCCGTGCGCATGTTCCTGAACCGGAACCGGCCGCGTGTCATGTAG
- a CDS encoding DNA-3-methyladenine glycosylase 2: protein MAQHEERIWYAALKAKDARFDGHFFVGVSSTGIYCRPICRAKLPKPENCTFYTTAAAAEQAGFRPCLLCRPERAPGTAPVDATLALVHRAKVLLEENCGSGVSVEAIAEQLGCTDRHMRRVFSAAYNVTPVQYLQTCRLLLAKSLLTDTDLSVIDVAMAAGFGSLRRFNDLFKTRYRMAPTAFRRQSPTTKSRDNAIVLALGYRPPYQWRQMLDFLAQRAIAGVETVIDGAYVRTVHLVSAEKGHVFGWVRVGHRPESNVLTVTVDGALLPVLTQVLTRIRHLFDLFCDPDAVYEVLAAMNTISPNLCTPGTRLPGCFDPFEMAVRAVLGQQITVKAARTLAARLVSAHGTPVATGIEGLTHAFPSPQQVIALDGPIDGHLGPLGITGARARTILELAQAMVWEKINFNFGAEPHTELKKLMAIPGIGPWTAQYIAMRAMGWPDAFPDTDFGVKKALAPRTAKEISALAETWRPWRSYATVNLWNSL, encoded by the coding sequence ATGGCACAGCATGAAGAACGGATATGGTATGCAGCACTGAAGGCGAAGGACGCGAGGTTCGACGGACACTTTTTCGTCGGGGTCTCCTCGACGGGCATCTATTGCCGGCCGATCTGCAGGGCGAAACTCCCCAAGCCGGAAAACTGTACCTTTTACACGACGGCTGCCGCTGCGGAGCAGGCGGGTTTCCGTCCCTGCCTTTTGTGCCGGCCGGAACGCGCCCCGGGGACCGCTCCGGTCGATGCCACTCTCGCCCTGGTCCATCGCGCCAAGGTACTGCTGGAAGAAAACTGCGGCAGCGGGGTGAGCGTCGAGGCAATCGCCGAGCAACTCGGCTGTACCGACCGTCACATGCGCCGTGTTTTTTCGGCCGCCTACAACGTCACTCCTGTTCAATACCTGCAAACCTGCCGGTTGCTGCTGGCTAAAAGCCTGCTTACCGATACCGACCTTTCGGTCATCGACGTGGCGATGGCGGCCGGTTTCGGCAGCTTGCGGCGCTTCAACGACCTCTTCAAGACGAGGTACCGCATGGCGCCCACGGCCTTTCGCCGGCAATCCCCCACTACCAAAAGCCGGGATAACGCCATCGTGCTCGCCTTGGGGTATCGTCCTCCCTACCAGTGGCGGCAGATGCTGGACTTTCTCGCCCAGCGCGCCATTGCCGGGGTGGAGACGGTAATCGACGGCGCATACGTGCGCACGGTGCATCTCGTCAGCGCAGAGAAGGGGCACGTGTTTGGCTGGGTACGGGTGGGGCACCGGCCGGAAAGCAACGTGCTGACGGTAACGGTGGACGGCGCGCTGCTGCCGGTACTGACCCAAGTGCTGACCCGGATCCGGCACCTCTTCGATCTGTTTTGCGATCCCGATGCGGTGTATGAAGTCCTTGCCGCAATGAACACCATTAGCCCCAACCTGTGCACGCCGGGAACCCGCCTGCCCGGTTGTTTCGATCCCTTCGAGATGGCGGTGCGGGCGGTGCTGGGACAGCAGATTACCGTGAAGGCGGCCCGCACCCTGGCTGCCAGGCTGGTCTCCGCCCACGGCACCCCCGTGGCGACCGGTATCGAGGGGCTCACCCACGCTTTCCCGTCACCGCAACAGGTCATCGCGCTGGATGGCCCCATCGACGGTCATCTCGGCCCCCTCGGCATCACCGGGGCACGGGCGCGCACCATCCTCGAGTTGGCGCAGGCCATGGTGTGGGAAAAGATAAATTTCAACTTCGGCGCCGAACCGCACACGGAGCTGAAAAAGCTGATGGCGATTCCCGGCATCGGCCCCTGGACCGCGCAGTACATCGCCATGCGAGCCATGGGATGGCCCGATGCCTTTCCCGACACCGATTTCGGGGTCAAAAAGGCATTGGCGCCGCGCACTGCAAAGGAAATATCGGCCTTGGCCGAAACGTGGCGCCCCTGGCGCAGTTATGCAACGGTTAATTTATGGAACTCGCTGTAA
- a CDS encoding methylated-DNA--[protein]-cysteine S-methyltransferase yields MFVTRYDSPLGRIMLASDGDSLVGLWLEGQKYFAATLAEETEEKADLPVFVAARRWLDGYFRGERPAVTDLPLAPKGGAFRRAVWDILCEIPYGEVVSYGDIAKRIAARTGKASMSAQAVGGAVGHNPISIVIPCHRVVGADGSLTGYAGGIGKKITLLQHEGADLSRLRTPARGTAL; encoded by the coding sequence ATGTTTGTCACACGTTATGACTCACCCTTGGGTAGGATCATGCTCGCCAGCGACGGGGACAGCCTGGTCGGATTGTGGCTGGAGGGGCAGAAATATTTTGCGGCGACCCTGGCGGAAGAGACGGAGGAAAAAGCGGACCTCCCGGTATTCGTGGCGGCGCGACGCTGGCTGGACGGCTATTTTCGAGGGGAGCGACCAGCCGTTACCGACCTCCCACTGGCACCCAAGGGGGGAGCGTTCCGCAGGGCCGTCTGGGACATCCTGTGCGAGATCCCCTACGGTGAAGTCGTCAGCTACGGCGACATCGCCAAAAGGATCGCCGCGCGGACCGGCAAGGCGAGCATGTCCGCGCAGGCTGTCGGCGGGGCGGTGGGGCACAACCCCATCTCGATCGTGATCCCGTGTCACCGGGTGGTGGGGGCAGATGGCAGCCTGACCGGTTATGCTGGGGGCATCGGCAAAAAGATCACACTGCTGCAGCACGAGGGCGCGGACCTGTCGCGGTTGCGCACGCCCGCGCGCGGGACGGCTCTTTGA
- a CDS encoding response regulator: MELAQQAVPRNEHSTRKKLGEIFVERGILSAVTVERLVAYARKKGKRFGTVLEELELVTPDELAQALAQQHGMKYLGDFHHYRYANDLLKMVPARVAMANLIFPLKHQDGKLAVAIGDPTLTEVLRSIAEEHNVGIVPFVAPRREIMLAIKVHYLKSAPAAASDKKSVLIVDDDQAVSQFISSSLRRKGYHVVCAGDGMEAFKEIMSNRFDLVITDKEMPKLNGYAVLESLRTFPETASVPVILITSTATVDEEATALRRGFFDFIPKPLREATLSVKVERALSMSDEY; the protein is encoded by the coding sequence ATGGAGCTTGCACAACAGGCGGTACCGCGCAACGAGCACAGCACCAGGAAGAAGCTGGGAGAGATCTTCGTGGAGAGGGGGATACTTTCCGCCGTTACCGTGGAAAGACTGGTAGCTTACGCACGCAAGAAAGGTAAGCGCTTCGGCACAGTGCTCGAGGAGTTGGAACTGGTCACGCCAGACGAACTGGCTCAGGCGCTGGCGCAGCAGCACGGTATGAAATACCTGGGGGACTTCCACCACTACCGGTATGCCAACGACCTGCTCAAGATGGTCCCGGCTAGGGTGGCCATGGCCAACCTGATCTTCCCGCTGAAGCATCAGGACGGCAAACTCGCCGTCGCCATCGGCGATCCGACCCTTACCGAGGTACTGCGCAGCATCGCCGAGGAACACAACGTGGGCATAGTCCCCTTCGTGGCCCCCCGCCGGGAGATCATGCTGGCGATCAAGGTGCACTACCTCAAATCCGCTCCGGCGGCCGCCTCCGACAAGAAGAGCGTGTTGATCGTGGACGACGACCAGGCGGTGAGCCAGTTCATCAGTTCGTCGCTCAGGCGCAAGGGGTACCACGTCGTCTGTGCCGGCGACGGCATGGAAGCGTTCAAAGAGATCATGTCCAACCGCTTCGACCTGGTGATCACGGACAAGGAGATGCCCAAGCTGAATGGCTACGCCGTCCTGGAGAGCCTGCGCACCTTCCCCGAGACCGCCAGCGTCCCAGTGATACTGATCACCTCCACCGCCACCGTCGATGAAGAAGCCACTGCCCTGCGCCGCGGCTTCTTCGACTTCATCCCCAAGCCCTTGCGCGAAGCCACCCTCTCCGTGAAGGTAGAACGCGCCCTCTCTATGTCCGATGAGTACTGA